A region of the Vibrio rumoiensis genome:
TCAAATGGGATCGGTTTGATGTATTTAACCCGAGTATCGATAATCGGCCACATATAACCCGAAGCCTGCATTTCACGGTAGTTATAACCAATTTTATCGAGCATGACTCGGCGTGCTTCTTCAAAGAAACGAAAATAATTACCGTGATAGACCACGCCCATCGGATCCGCATCTTGGAAAGAAGGGGTCATGGTGACTTGGGCGGATAATGCTTTATATTCCATGCTTTTTACCATAAGTGTTTACGTGTTTAGGACGCTACGCTGCTCGAGTCTTGAGCGCTTCGCTTCTCGAGTAACAAGAGCGAAGCGTACGAGTTCTCGAGCCACGAAGATCAATACAACGTCCATTCTTGCTGCTGGATCTTAGCAACAAACTGACGTAAATCCGCTTCTAATGGGCGATCTTCAGCCACAAACGCAAAGTCTTTTTGTATTGCTTCAAGCATGTTTTTCAATGCTGGACTAAAGTGTTGCTGATCCAATTCATTATTACGTTTACGCAGTTCAATGGCTTGTGTGGCAGCCAATAACGATGCAGAGGCAACTTGTTCGGTGAGCTGTAATACTCTCAGACAGTCACGGGAAGCAATAGTGCCCATGCTGACTTTATCTTGGTTATGACATTCGGTTGAGCGTGAAAACACACTGGCGGGCATAGTGTTTTTAAGTGCTTCTGCGGTCCATGCGGAAATGCCAATTTGTACGGCTTTAAATCCGTGATTAATCGGCTTACGTTCCCCGGTTGCGCCGGTTAAGTTGAATGGTAGTCCGTTGTTAAATTTGTAATCCATCAACTGCGCCATTTGGCGGTCAAGCAGGTCGGCAAGGTTGGCAACGGCCGTTTTTAAGGTATCCATCGCCATCGCAATATGACCACCATAGAAATGGCCGCCATGCAGTACGCGTTCGTTATCACCATCAATAATTGGATTGTCATTGGCACTATTAAGTTCATTTTCAATCATTTGACGTAACCACGGCAAAGTATCTTGCAGTACGCCAATCACATGCGGGGCACAGCGTAATGAGTAACGGTCTTGTAGACGATCACTGTTGCTCGGTGGGCGTTCGGCTTGTAAGTCAGCACGCAACCAAGCGGCAATTTGCTGTTGACCTTGATGAGGTTTGACCGCAAATAGCGCTTCATCAAAGTGAAAGTCATTACCTTGCATACCCAGGGATACCATGGCGGTAATCCGTGTGGAAAGCTGGGCTAAATATTCAGCACGTTTAAACGCGATACAGGCTAGCGCCGTCATCACGGAAGTGCCATTCATTAGCGCTAACCCTTCTTTTGGTTTGAGCTTGATAGGCTGAATATTGAGTTCGGCAAACACGTCTGCAGTAGGGCGAACTTGGCCTTGATATAACACTTCACGTTCACCAATTAAAACGGCAGCTAGGTAGGACAATGGCGTTAAATCACCACTAGCCCCGACCGAGCCTTCTTGCGGAATCAGCGGTGTGATGCCTTGATTGATTAAGGTAACGATTTGGTTAAGCAGTTCATGGGTGACCCCAGAAACGCCTTGAGATAAGGAGCACAATCGAGTGGCCAGTACCGCGCGAGCTTGTTGCTCATCTAAATGCTCACCTAAACCACAACCATGAAAACGGGTTAAATGCAGTGGTAGTTCATCGACCAAATTCATGGGAATGGCGACGGTGCAAGAGTCACCATAACCGGTGGTGACACCATAGATCACACCTTCTTGTTGCAGTAGACGTTCTAAAAAAGCCACACCACGATCGATTTTGCTGGTGAAAGCGTCACTGTTGTTCATTTGTGCCAGACTACCTTGAGCGATAGCCATAACATCTTCAATAGTCAGGCGTTGCGCGCCGAAAGTTATGCTGCTGTTATTGCGATTTTGATTGGTCATTGTGTTCACTTTGGCGGTTATTGGGCTCAATAGAATTATTTTTATTATTGTGGGTGTTGCTTACGGTTTCGACAGGCGATTGGCGAGTAAGCTGCCAAAAATTAAAAAAGTTATACCATTGTAATGGCGCTTGTAAGGTGAAGTGCTCTAAGCGTGCGGCGTATTGCTCGACAACGCTTTGCAATGCTTGCATACGCTGTTTTCTTGGCAGCACAATTTGGTCAGCAAACGGCTCAAAATAGACATGATAACTCGGGCGTTGTTGGCTTTGTTGTTCATCACGCAGGCCAAACAATAAGTACACTGGTGCCGCTAATACGCTGGCCAGCATGAAAGGGCCTTGTGGAAAAGGCGCTGGTTTGCCGAGGAAATCTGCCCAGATCACGCGTTGTTCTTTGGTGACAGACGTTCGATCACCAACAATCACCACCCACTCTCCTTGTTCAAGCTTTTGTTGCAATAAAATGGCGGTATCTGGCCCGAGCGTAGTCACTTGAATAAGGTTGATCGAAGAGTCAGGGTTGATCGCTTCCATCACTTTATTAAATCGTTCAGCATGCTCGGTAAACACTAACGCATTGATGGTTACGTTGGTGCGTAAGCGCCCCATTGCACGGCAAAGTTCTAGATTGCCTAAATGTGAGCCTAAAATCACGATGCCTTGTTGATTACCGATGACGCGTTCAAAGTGCTCTTGACCATGAATGGTGAGGTCATCACGAGTAATATCGCCGCGCCAGCCAGCCAGTTTATCTAACATAGTCTGGCCAAATGATAATAAGTGTTGGTAGCTAGACAGTGGTGAAGCTAACGGGTGATGGCGTTCGCGGCAGTAAAGTTCAAGTTGTTGAATATACTGTTCAGAGGCGAGTCGCGCTTGCTTACCCGTTTTGTGATAGTAACCAATCACCAGTTTTAGAATGGCATTAAAGACTGAGCGTCCAAGTAGCGAGTAAACGGCCATGAGGAGTTTAATGCCAAACACTGTGCCTCGTTCTTTGCTTTTCGCCCAGTGAGTCGCTTGCTCAGAGTTTGATTGAAGGTTATCGGGTGACGTTGTGAAATGGCGTGCGAGCAACTTAGGAATACGCGGCAGCATGCCAAAAAATAGCTTAGTATGCATTTTGCTGATACGGATATTGTCGTGTAAGGCATCAAAATGAGAAATGCCATCTTCAGGATAAACGACGTGGGTTTCAATAAACTGGCAGTCGATACCTTGCCAGTACATTTTGACCATAATCTCAGTATCAAAGTCCATTCTTAACCCTAGCGAGTATTGATTAAGCGTGTCGATGGTTGAGGCTAAAGGATAAGATCGGAAGCCACACATGCTGTCTTTGAGTTGCAATGACAGGGTTTCAATCCAGACCCAGATATGAGTGGCATAGCGGCCATAAAGACGCGATTTAGGCACTGAATCATCATAGATAGGGCGACCTGAGATTAATTGCTTAGGATTGGTTTGTGAGGCTTCAATTAACCGTGGAATGGTCGCTGGATCGTGCTGGCCATCGGCATCAATTTGAATGGCGTGACTAAAGCCTAAGCGGTGTGCTTCTCGTAAGCCTAAAATCATGGCTCCGCCTTTCCCTTGATTCACCGGATTGGTGAGTAGGGTAAGGTTTTCGGTATCGCTCAAGATCGTTAAAGTAGCTTTAGTGGTGTTATCACTACCGTCATCGACCACGATGATCGGGTAACCAAAAGGCTGTAGTGAGGCGATAACGCTGGCCATCGTTGAGCCATGGTTATAGCAAGGGATCACAAAGCAAGGTGTAAATGAAGTCATATTAAGACGCCGTTCCTTTAACCTAATAAGATTCGTCCAGATGAATGAGTGTGCGATTCATCACCTTGTTCTGAGGTGTAATTAAAGTGCAGCTTTTGTTTATCAGCATGCCAAGTTAAAGCCAGTTTGACGAGTGCGTCTTTTAAAATCGGCTCTTGGAACTTAATCACCTCCATTCCTTGAAAGGATTTTGGTGAATCGAAAAGCTGTTGAGCATAATAGACTGCCCAATCAATTTGAGTCACTCCTGGTAATAAAGGAAATTGAGGAAAATGCCCTTTAAAGTCTTCGATTTCACCATCAACTTGTAGCCAAAGCGTCACGCTATTTTCAGCTATCTGCTGCTTAATTAGAGTCGGTTTTCTCATCACGGTCATGTTATTTACTTCTCGATTCTGAGTGGAAGAGTTGCTCAATGTTGCTGATTAATCGCTTGCCTTGCGTATTCAGTGGAATTTCATCAACCATGCGAAAGCGGCGTGGAATACCCACGGGTTCAATCCATTGATGCAAAGATTGGCGTAGCATCAGTACAAATTTGCCTTTACCTAATTGAGCAAGCTTGGCGTGCCCGGTTGCCGTCAGGGTAATGGCTGCCGCTGTTATTAAACGTTTAGGCTCTTGAAATGAGATCACCGCGGCTTCAGCCACCTCTTCCAGCTGATTTAATCGTCGCTCAATTTCGCTTAATGATATGCGTTTTTCTTCTATTTTAATCACTCGATCTGCGCGACCTTTCAAAATAAAATGTTGTTTATCGACTAATTCACATTGATCGGCGGTTTGATACCAATTGTCTATATCCACCAGAGGTGATTTGATTTTTAAACATTGTTCGGCATTCACATCAATTTGAGTGCCAATAAAGGCTTGCCAAGGTGTGTCGCTGGCGTGCTGTTGTCGATGCGCGATGCCACCCGTTTCCGTGCTGCCAAGTACTTCATGTGGGTAATCGCAGAACAGTGCATTGCAGGTTTTAGCTGCATCAAGAGGTAATGGACCACCGGATGAAAAAATGGCTCGATAACGGTTTGATGGATCAGCATGTGTTAAACGTTTGAGTAGTGCCGGACTACTGATTAAAACGAGATTTTGAGCGGCATGCTCGATAATTTGCTCAGGATATTGCCAATCTTGTGCCAGAAATGCTCTGCCAGCCGACAATGGCCATAAAATGCGAAATAGAAGGCCATAAATATGTTGATGAGAAACCGTACTTGCCGTGGTGATACCATTTAGCGATTCACCCCAAGTGGCTTGTAACTGTGCCACTTCTTTTTCAAGAATGGATAATGGTTTATCGATGGCTTTTGGCTGACCACTGGAGCCTGAAGTAAATAAGGTGATTGCTACATCGGCTAAATCTTCAAATTGAGGCAAGCTCTTCTCGGGTTGATTAGCTAATATTTGGGGAACATCAAAGGTAAAATGTGGCGCTAGAGTCTCTGAATCAATCGCCTCATCATGCAAAACTGCATCAAAGTGTTGAGAGAGTTCGACTAGGGCCGCTGGTTGCAAATTACCCGGTACAATCAGGTGTTTTTGGCTATGACAAGCGGCCATAAAAGCCACGGTAAACCAATAGCTATTCTCAAAGCAGATTGCCCAACGCGATTCGCTGCGGGTTTGTAATAATTGGCTCAGTTGATACGTATCTTGTTGGAATTGTTGCCAACTAATGGCTTGGCTGTGCAGACTCACGCCTTCATGTGCGACAGAGTGTTGGTTGGCTCTGTTGGCATTCATCACTTGAGAAATAGGAACAAAAGAAGACGGCAGCATGCTGGTGGCATTTCCATAGTTAACTGAACAAAAAAGGCGGTAATGTTAACGAGTTGACTATTGCTCGTTAGATTTTCGGATATAACCTCTGACAACCCACTCCACCGCAAACAGGCAACCTGCCAATAAGTAACTGAGTAAGCCGTTGTATAAGGTCCATATTTCCAGTGGCAAGAAGCAGGTATAAAGTGCAATAGAGCCATTGATGATAAAGTAGCCGCACCAAACTTTCGTTACGTTACGCGTGTAGAGAACGCCGCTGTCGGGAAGTTCTGGTTCTTGCAGGCGAGCGAGTCGTTCTATTAGCGTTTGCGATTGATATAAGCTGCTAAAGAATAATAGGAACATCAGAAGATTGACCACCACCGGGTAGTAAGTGAACCAACCGTGTTCGCGAAATACTGTGGCGCATAATGTGAGAATCATTCCCGCGCCACCGCTTAACCAAGCAATGTACTTGAGCTCTTTGAGTTTCGTCTGATGACCTGCGGCAATTCGAATCATAAATAGGGCGGCAAAGATAATACCTATCACACCAATGCCCCAACGGCTCAATCCGTAATAAACCGCTAAAGGGTAAGCCAGTAGCAGTAGGGCAGATAAAGCCGTTAATGCGCGCATTATTTTTCCTTGAGTAACTCAACCACGGCGTCAACCACATCATTGACGGTACGCACGGCTTTAAATTCATCTGGTTGAATTTTTTTACCGGTTAACTTTTGTAAGTGAACCACAAGATCCACCGCATCAATACTATCGAGGTCGAGTTCTTGGTAAAGTTTTGATTCTGGTTTGATGTCATCAGCATCAATTTCAAATAGCTCAACAAAAGCATCTTGTACTTTGTTGAATACTTCGTCTCTGTTTATTTGCGTCATAATAGTCACGTTTACTTAAATTAATGTTGTTGGCTGCTGATGTAGTTGGCCAAGTTGGCCACGGAAGCAAAATGCTCACGAGTTTGGTTATCGTCAGCATCAATTACGATATGGTACTTCTTCTTGATGGCAAGTCCGAGTTCGAGCGCATCAATTGAATCCAGCCCTAATCCATCGCCAAATAAAGCGGCATCAGTTTCAATGTCTTCAACCTGAATGTCTTCAAGGTTTAACGATTCAATAATTAATGCTTTTAATTCGTTGTGTAGTTGTTCCACTCTAACCTGCCTAAATTGATAAAAGGTTTACTCATTATAATATCCCCAAGGTCGTTGAATTTGCCGCTTTGCTGTCGCTTTATTGATTGCGTGCTAATGACCTTGGGTCGGGAAGTGGTGACTTCCGTAATTTGAATATTAGTTTGTTATTTATATCTATGCGATATCGGGAAAAATAGCGCTCGATAAATGTCGATTCAGTTGACGCGCTGCAGTGGTTGGAGAATCACTGTTTTGAATGAATTCATCGACTTTGATTTTGTTTTTTACTTCAATATGAAAGAAAGGTTTTACATCAGGAACTTGATACCATTTCTTTTGCTTGGTCAAAAAGTCAGGGTTGACACGGATGTGAACGACCCTTAAATCCGTTTGAGTACGCACGGCAATTTGAGCTGCGCCACGTTGTAGCTTTGAGGCTTGCCCAGGCGTCGTGCGAGTACCTTCCGGAAAAATCAACAGAACATTACCATGATTTAGTCGCTGGCTACAGTCATCAAGTAAGCTTTCAGGATCGCGATTTGGGATATACCCAGCGGCTTTGACGATGCCTTTCATAAATGGATTGTGCCAAATGGCGGCTTTCACTAAGCAATCGCATTGTGGTAAGCGAGAGGCAATGAGCACATAATCAATTAAGCTGGGGTGATTGGCGACGATTAGGCAATGCCTATCTTGTTGCATTTGCTCAGCGTTATCGAAGCGATAATCAATCGCACCAGTGAACTTCATAGTACGGCAAAATAAATCAAAAGCATGCTGAATGATTGATTGAACACGCATTTCACGTTGGCTTTGATCACGAGTCGTCCACGTCATCAGTGGAAATACGATGAAAGTTAAACACAGTGCGCCAATACCAAAAATAACAAAGCAACTGCCCGTAGCAATCACTCGCCAGTATTTATTACAACGTTGAGTAAAGCTCAGTGAACGTCCTGCCATTACTCCGTATCACCTCGCTGCCATTGCCATTGGTTTCTCGAGTCTTCAATTGTCCATTTATCGCTGTTATCCGCTAAATGTTGAGTGACATCCAATGTTTGTGAACGATCTTTGAAATCAATATTAGCAACGGGCTTGGCCTGCCAAGTCAATTGGGTTTGTTGGCCTGCCCCTAAAATTAAACCTAAAGCATAAAGTGGTGGAATGGGTTGTGATTCAAACTGGTCATAAGGTTTAGGTAGTGGCGCATCAAAGTCGATCAGCAATATTTTATGTTGCGGGTTTTCGGATAAGTAAGCACTGGCCTCTATTAAAGCATGATGCAAACTCGATTCACAACCCGCTAATGAGGTTGCTGGAATTGGGCTTTTGGTGGCAATGGTAAATAAGCCTGCGCTGGTGTTATGCACCGATTGAGAAAAGGCCATGGGAGAGGCTTCTTCACCTTGCAGCACTTGTTGCAGCAATTCAACAGTACGTGGTAGTTCGCCGTGACGACTTGAAAAGATAAGATAGTCAAAATCTGATGTGCTTGATTGTTGTAAATGAATCGCGGTTTGTAAGGCTATTTTACTTAACGGACTCATTCTACGGCGCATCATAGCAGGAATTAAATTCGCCTCAACTTGGACGCTTTCATTTTCTTGTGTATAAATTGAACGACAACGTTTCCAGTCGTCAGGCGTTGTTAGACCTGGAGAGAGTGCGTGCCATTGCTCAATATTAAATGAAATTGTGTTCATTGATGCAGATTCATACCATTTGCTGAAACAAAATGTAAAAATAACATTTTTATTGATGTAAGCGCTATCTTGTTCGTTTGTTTATTGATACAAAAATGCTAGTTGTATCCAATTTTATTCATGCATTTCTATTCTTAATATTCAAATAAGCCATCAATATGGCTTATTTGATGATATTCATAATTTGGACTTTAGATTTTGAAACAATATCAACATGACCCTTATTCAGCATTAGAAGCGAAAACAGAAGCTCAAAAATTAGCCTTTTCTCCCATTGTGTTTCACACCGCTCGAACGTTACGTGACCTTGGGGTTTTGTCTGAATTGGCAATCCAACCTGAAAAAGGGATGACCGCAGCACAACTATCTAAAGCGACCGAAGTATCAGAGTATGGCGTCAAAGTGTTATTAGATATGGCGTTAAGTGCACATATCGTGACATGGCGTGATGAGCATTATGTACTTGCTAAATTAGGCCACTCTTTGTTGAGCGACGGTATGACTATTGCCAATATGGATTTTACTGCTGATGTTTGTTATGCCGGTATGATGCATCTCACCGAAGCGATTAAAGAAGGCACTCCTGCTGGCTTGAAAGAGTTAGGGGATTGGTCAACGATTTATGAGGGGTTATCTAGCTTGCCGAAAAAAGCGCAAGAGAGTTGGTTTAAGTTTGATCATTTCTATTCTGATAATACTTTTCCTGTTTTACTTAAGCAGATCTTTGCTAATCAACCGAAACGCATTTTTGATATTGGTGGCAATACTGGTAAGTGGACATTGCAATGTTGCCAACATGACGAAAAGGTCAAGGTTACTATTGTCGATCTGCCACAACAAATTGAACTAGCTAAAGAGAATGTTGCTCAACATGGTTTTTCTGAACGCGTCGATTTCTTTCCGGCCAATCTGCTGGATAAACAACAAGCGTTGCCACAAGGTGCGGATGCATGGTGGATGAGCCAATTCTTAGATTGTTTTTCACCGATGGAAATTCTTAGTATTTTGCGTCGAGTTCGTGCTGCCATGAAGCCTCAAGCCGATGTGTATATTCTTGAATTATTTTGGGATGCGCAACGCTATGAAGCAGCCTCATACAGCTTAAATGCGACTTCGCTGTATTTTACGTGTTTAGCCAATGGTAATAGTCGTTTTTATCGTAGTGATGATTTTTTAGAGATCGTAAAAGAAGCCGGTTTTGTGGTGAGTAATCGTATTGACTATATCGGACTTGGGCACACGCTTTTACATCTTAAAGCGGATTAATATTGCTTTATTGACATTTATATAGGAATTAAGCGTGAGTACATTACAACAAACGTCGGTAGTGATCATTGGTGCCGGACCTTCAGGAACCGTCGCTGCTGCTATTTTAAATCGACAAAATATCGGCTGTGTGGTTCTTGAGCGTAGTACCTTTCCACGCTTTTCGATTGGCGAAAGCTTGCTGCCTGCGTGTATGGAGAGCTTAAAAAAAGCCAATATGTTTGAAGCGGTCAATCTAGCCGGTTATCAATTTAAAAATGGCGCAGCATTTCGCTATCAAGGCCAATACACCCATTTTGATTTCACGGAAAAGTATACTCCGGGAGAGGGCACTACCTTTCAAGTTCAACGTGCTTCATTTGATAAATTATTAGCAGATGAAGCCCAGAAGCAAGGGGTTGAGATCCGTTATCAACATACGGTAACGGCGGTGGATGTTGCGTCAAAACGACCAGTATTATCCGTCGTCGATCAGGCTGGTAATTCTTATCAAATTCAAGCAGATTTTATTTTGGATGCCAGTGGTTATGGGCGTGTCCTTCCTCGATTACTCGATTTAGAAGTTCCTTCTGACTTACCCCAACGTAGTGCATTATTTACTCATGTTACGGATAATATTAGTGATAGTTTAGCCGCTGAATTAAATTATGACCGCGATAAAATTACTATTTATGTACACCCTGATAATAAGAGTGTGTGGTATTGGTTGATTCCATTTAGTAATGGTGTGTGCTCAGTAGGTGTCGTCTCAACGCCTGACTTTTTTAGAGCTTATCCGGATGATGAAATTGCAGCGTTAAAGCAGTTAACCTCTGAAGAACCACATTTAAAGCAATTATTTAAGAATGCCGACTTTTGCCACATGAGTGGCACGATTGGCGGCTACTCTGCCAATGTGAAGCATCTTTCTGCGAGCAACTATGCAATGCTTGGCAATGCTGGAGAGTTTTTAGATCCGGTCTTCTCATCTGGTGTAACCATTGCGATGAAGTCGGCAGAACTTGCTGCGGAAACCTTAATTCGCCAATTTAATGGAGAGGCAGTCGATTGGCAGAAAGATTATGCTGAGCCATTAATGGTAGGGGTGGATACCTTCCGAGCTTATGTAGAAGGCTGGTATGATGGGCGATTCCAAAATGTCGTGTTCTTTGAAAGCGCTAACCCAGACATAAAGAAAAAAATCAGCGCCATTCTAGCAGGCTATGCTTGGGACACTTCAAACCCTTATGTGGCTAATCCCCAAAAACGTTTAAGCACGTTAGCGGAAATTTGTTCAGAATAATTGAGCGTTAAATCGTCGATAAAAAGCCCCGAATTATCGGGGCTTTTGTGTGTTTGAGCAGGGGGGATACAGCGATATTAGTGATCGAAGTACACGTAGTTTTGCCAGCTCTTCATTCGAATTAAGATTTTTCGAATAATAGCTACATGCTCTAAGTTACCAGAGTAAACGGCAACTTCAACGTTGGTACCCATTGGAAGGTTGTAGTGAGAAATGTCATCTTTCAGTTTTAACTTCACCATAATGCGGCCGTGAGTTTGCAGCATATTGGTACCTAACAGTGCACCATTCGCCTGGATTTGGCTTTCGGCTATGGCAGGAAGAATATCTGTTACTTCAGCCTTAAAAGACCTACCTGGTAGAGCTCGGAAAATAACATCCGCTTCGTTACCTGGCTTAATATTTAAAACTGAATTTTGACGGAATGCCGCGACAAATTCACTTGAGTCTTGAGTAGTAACAAACGTTAATATTGGCTTAAACGGCAGTGGAACCGCCATGACACCCGGTTTTAACGCGAGTTGTGATACGAAGCCATCGGTTGGTGCGCGAACGATCGTCTGATCTAGATTAAACTGCGCTTTATCTAAGGCGGCTTGTGCTTCTGCGACTGAAGTGTTTACACCATCAATTTGCGACTCATAAGCGGCTTTGGCAGCATTTTCATTAGAAAGCGCGGCTTGGTAGGCTGCTTCTGCGCCTTTGGCTGTTTGTTGCTTATCGTCCACTTGTTGCAAAGTAAACGCGCCACGTTTGTAACCTTTTTGATAACGCGTTGCTTCACGTTGCGAGCGATCGCGTTCTGCTAAGGCTTGTACGCTAGTGGCCGCGGCTTGTTTGTAAGCGGCTTCAAGGACGAGTACATTTTGTTTGGCAGCAGCTAAAGCGGCCTTTTTCTGAACGACAGCTGCTTTGAACGGAGTATCATCCAGGCGAACTAAAACATCACCTTGTTTAACCAATTTGTTTGGCTCAACATCAACAGAAACAACACGAGCGCGAACATTCGACACCATTGGAGTGGTACTGTAAATTTGACCACCCAATTGAGTAAATGGTTGGAAGTAGTTCATGGCTAAAAAGATTGAACCCAATAGCACGACACCGCCTAACACGGCGGTTGGAACCGTCCACTTATTAAGAGGTATGCGGAATATTTTAAAAATCGCAATACAGAAAGCGGTATAGGTTAGAATTAAAATCGTTTCCATTAGTTAGAACCCTCTTTAGCGCTATCTTGTGTTTCTGTGGTGGGTTTTGCTTGAGGGGTTAACTCGGTAATCTGTTTTTGCAGTTGTGCAATTTGATTCGTAAGATCATCGACTCTATGGTGCATGTCATCTTGTTCAGCTTGTAACTTATTGAAGCCCCAGCCGCGATCTTCGCGCCATAATGTGGCCCAGATCCATAGGAATGGCCATAAAACGTGTAAAGTAAATAGACTAACCCAGCCTGCTACGTGAATGGCATCTTGATGAGGATGGTTACGTTTTTTGGATATCTCATACGGTATATCATGGATCACGATGATGCCGTAAAATAGCACCAATACCACAAAGATAAGTATGCCTAAGGCTACATAATCTAATGTCATTGTTTTTCCTTTACCTATTCGCTTAATTTGTCGAATATATGATTTCTCGATAAACATATGTCCGTATTGATTATCGAGGCCAGTTGTTATTTTATATAAAACAACATGTTATTTTGTGGCAATTATGTTTTACGCTGGGTGACAGATCACATAATGTGGTGAACAATCAACGACTACGCACCACCTTAGTTTATACGATGGCGATGAAGTTCCAAAGTTTTTATCAAGTTTATTGTTAAAGGACATGAATAGAATGATCTCAAGTATAGTGAGAGTTTTGAAAAAGGAATGGTTTCTCGCCGCAATGGTCGCAGCAATGGGATTAGCCGTTATTATTCCGCAAGTTGGAAAAAGTGGTGGCGTGCTGTCTTTAGACCAGGTGAGTGCTTTTGGTATTGCCTTTGTCTTCTTTTTACATGGGATTGGCCTTTCACCTAAAGCATTAAAAGATGGCATGAGTAATTGGCGTCTTCACCTATTTATCCAATCAGCAACCTTCATATTGTACCCTTTATTATGGGTGATATTTGGTAAAGGCATGTTAGCTTTTATGCCGAGCGCTTTGGCTTTGGGATTTTGTTTCTTATTTGTATTACCAAGTACTATTTCATCATCAGTTGCTATGACCGCCATTGGGCGTGGAAATATGCCCGGAGCGATATTTAATGCTTCGTTATCGAGTATTCTTGGTATTTTTATTACCCCTTTCTTGATTCAAGTTTTCATGGGGTTAGAAGGGGCTGAAATCGATATTACCGCTTCGGTCATTGCAATATCTAAAATGCTATTGCTTCCTATGGTGTTAGGGCAGCTATTGAGACCGGTATTACTGAGTTATTTTGAACAACATAAAAGCGTCGTGAGTAAGCTGGATAAGTACGTTATTTTGCTGATTGTTTTTAATGCTTTTAGTGATTCCGTCGCGGAAGGGATTTGGCATAGTTTTTCGGTTAAGTATGTCATTATGTCCGTTGTGATTTGCGTTGCGGTATTGTTTTGTGTGGTTAATT
Encoded here:
- a CDS encoding ApeI family dehydratase, translating into MTVMRKPTLIKQQIAENSVTLWLQVDGEIEDFKGHFPQFPLLPGVTQIDWAVYYAQQLFDSPKSFQGMEVIKFQEPILKDALVKLALTWHADKQKLHFNYTSEQGDESHTHSSGRILLG
- a CDS encoding phosphopantetheine-binding protein yields the protein MEQLHNELKALIIESLNLEDIQVEDIETDAALFGDGLGLDSIDALELGLAIKKKYHIVIDADDNQTREHFASVANLANYISSQQH
- a CDS encoding acyl carrier protein — protein: MTQINRDEVFNKVQDAFVELFEIDADDIKPESKLYQELDLDSIDAVDLVVHLQKLTGKKIQPDEFKAVRTVNDVVDAVVELLKEK
- a CDS encoding glycosyltransferase family 2 protein, coding for MTSFTPCFVIPCYNHGSTMASVIASLQPFGYPIIVVDDGSDNTTKATLTILSDTENLTLLTNPVNQGKGGAMILGLREAHRLGFSHAIQIDADGQHDPATIPRLIEASQTNPKQLISGRPIYDDSVPKSRLYGRYATHIWVWIETLSLQLKDSMCGFRSYPLASTIDTLNQYSLGLRMDFDTEIMVKMYWQGIDCQFIETHVVYPEDGISHFDALHDNIRISKMHTKLFFGMLPRIPKLLARHFTTSPDNLQSNSEQATHWAKSKERGTVFGIKLLMAVYSLLGRSVFNAILKLVIGYYHKTGKQARLASEQYIQQLELYCRERHHPLASPLSSYQHLLSFGQTMLDKLAGWRGDITRDDLTIHGQEHFERVIGNQQGIVILGSHLGNLELCRAMGRLRTNVTINALVFTEHAERFNKVMEAINPDSSINLIQVTTLGPDTAILLQQKLEQGEWVVIVGDRTSVTKEQRVIWADFLGKPAPFPQGPFMLASVLAAPVYLLFGLRDEQQSQQRPSYHVYFEPFADQIVLPRKQRMQALQSVVEQYAARLEHFTLQAPLQWYNFFNFWQLTRQSPVETVSNTHNNKNNSIEPNNRQSEHNDQSKSQ
- a CDS encoding acyl-CoA thioesterase: MEYKALSAQVTMTPSFQDADPMGVVYHGNYFRFFEEARRVMLDKIGYNYREMQASGYMWPIIDTRVKYIKPIPFDLTVRVEAKLTEWENRLKVDYVIYNAQTNQRLTKGYTMQVAVCIESEEMCFVSPKAFTDKLAAWSTNENNV
- a CDS encoding AMP-binding protein produces the protein MLPSSFVPISQVMNANRANQHSVAHEGVSLHSQAISWQQFQQDTYQLSQLLQTRSESRWAICFENSYWFTVAFMAACHSQKHLIVPGNLQPAALVELSQHFDAVLHDEAIDSETLAPHFTFDVPQILANQPEKSLPQFEDLADVAITLFTSGSSGQPKAIDKPLSILEKEVAQLQATWGESLNGITTASTVSHQHIYGLLFRILWPLSAGRAFLAQDWQYPEQIIEHAAQNLVLISSPALLKRLTHADPSNRYRAIFSSGGPLPLDAAKTCNALFCDYPHEVLGSTETGGIAHRQQHASDTPWQAFIGTQIDVNAEQCLKIKSPLVDIDNWYQTADQCELVDKQHFILKGRADRVIKIEEKRISLSEIERRLNQLEEVAEAAVISFQEPKRLITAAAITLTATGHAKLAQLGKGKFVLMLRQSLHQWIEPVGIPRRFRMVDEIPLNTQGKRLISNIEQLFHSESRSK
- a CDS encoding HAL/PAL/TAL family ammonia-lyase, producing the protein MTNQNRNNSSITFGAQRLTIEDVMAIAQGSLAQMNNSDAFTSKIDRGVAFLERLLQQEGVIYGVTTGYGDSCTVAIPMNLVDELPLHLTRFHGCGLGEHLDEQQARAVLATRLCSLSQGVSGVTHELLNQIVTLINQGITPLIPQEGSVGASGDLTPLSYLAAVLIGEREVLYQGQVRPTADVFAELNIQPIKLKPKEGLALMNGTSVMTALACIAFKRAEYLAQLSTRITAMVSLGMQGNDFHFDEALFAVKPHQGQQQIAAWLRADLQAERPPSNSDRLQDRYSLRCAPHVIGVLQDTLPWLRQMIENELNSANDNPIIDGDNERVLHGGHFYGGHIAMAMDTLKTAVANLADLLDRQMAQLMDYKFNNGLPFNLTGATGERKPINHGFKAVQIGISAWTAEALKNTMPASVFSRSTECHNQDKVSMGTIASRDCLRVLQLTEQVASASLLAATQAIELRKRNNELDQQHFSPALKNMLEAIQKDFAFVAEDRPLEADLRQFVAKIQQQEWTLY
- a CDS encoding COG4648 family protein yields the protein MRALTALSALLLLAYPLAVYYGLSRWGIGVIGIIFAALFMIRIAAGHQTKLKELKYIAWLSGGAGMILTLCATVFREHGWFTYYPVVVNLLMFLLFFSSLYQSQTLIERLARLQEPELPDSGVLYTRNVTKVWCGYFIINGSIALYTCFLPLEIWTLYNGLLSYLLAGCLFAVEWVVRGYIRKSNEQ